The DNA segment GGCCTGCCCCAGGACATCCTCAACCGCGTGCAGCGCTACCCCAAGGCGCTCGCGCGGCGCGACGAGGCCCTGAATCGGCTGGGCGCGGACCGTGACGCGGACGCGGCGGAGGTGCCGGACTCCGTGGAGCCGCTGACGCAGGACCGCATGTTCTGGTTGGGCATCGGGGTGGGCGTGCTGTTCCTCGGGCTGTCGTTGGGCCTGGGGCTCGGCGTGCACCGCGCGTTCCGCTACCTGGCGCTGCTGGACATCCCGGCCTTCGGCTTCGCCGCCTTCCTGGCGCTGCGCTACGTGGACGAACTCCAGCGCGCCTCGCGCAAGGACAGCAAGGAGGGGCGCTTCGACGCGCGCGAGAAGAAGATCCACGAGGAGTTCGAGGCCGAGGCCGCGCCGGTGCGCATGGCGCAGAAGGCGCTCGGCGTGGAGAGCCTGGACGAGATTCCCACGGCGCTCGAGCGCAAGGAGCTGCTGGCCGCGCGGGTGGTGGAGCTGAAGGATCAGCTCGCGGGCGTGGAGGCCGACCCGGAGTTCGTGGCCGCCTCCACCCAGCGCCAGGCGCTCAAGGAGCAGATGGATGCGCTCAACGCGGAGCTGACGCGCAAGGGCTCCTACGTGCGTGACATGCGCGAGGTGGAGCGCGAGCTGGGGCGGGTGAAGGAGTCGATCACCCTGGCCAAGGCCCCGCCCGCGCCGGTGACGCAGGCGGATGGCTCGCCCGCGCCCGTGGAGCCGCTGGAGGATCCGTCTCCGGCCGTGCTGTCCCAGGCGGCGGACATCTTCACGACGGATGTGCTGAGCGTGCAGGGGATGCTCAAGGAGCGCTGCGTGCAGTACCTCACCGCGCTCACGGACCGGCGCTATCAGGGCGTCGAGTGGGACAAGGAGGGGCGGGCCTTCGCGCTCGCCTCGGGGCGCCGCGTGCCGGTGGGCGAGCTGCCGCCGAAGGACCTGGACCTCTACTACCTGGCGCTGCGGATGACGGTGGTGGAGAAGGGGAGCGCGCGGGTGAAGCGGCCCTTCGTCCTGGAGGACGTCTTCGCGGGCATGGAAGAGGTGAAGCTGCCGCTCATCGCCCGCATGCTCAAGCACCTGGGCACCCTCACGCAGGTCGTCCATGTCACGTCACACCCCGGCTTCGCCCAGATGTCGGACGGCACGGTTAACGTGTAGTCCGATGTGGAGGGTGCCCTCCATGAGGGAGGGCGGGGAGTGGGGACGGGATGGGGCGTGGGGTGCGGCGGGAGTATGGGGACGAGGCGGAGGCGGCGGCGGTGCGGTACCTGGAGGAGCGGGGCTGGCGCGTGCGAGCCCGCAACTGGCTCTGCCGGTACGGCGAGCTGGACGTGGTGGCCGAGCGCGAGGAACTCCTGTGCTTCGTGGAGGTGCGGATGCGCTCCACGGCCGTGTGGGGAGACCCGGCGCACACCGTGTCGTTCGCGAAGCAGCGTCGGGTGGTGAAGGCGGCGCTGCACTATCTCTTCGCGCATGAGCTCCAGGGGCGGATGATGCGCTTCGATGTGATAGCCGTCGTCGGGCGCGGCGAGCGGGCCACCGTGGAGCACATCCCCGGCGCCTTCGATGCGGGCATGTGAGGGAAGGCATGGCTGGAACGCTGTACCTGGTGGCCACGCCCATCGGGAACCTGGGTGACATCTCGGCACGCGCGCTGGAGACGCTCCGCGCGGTGCGCTTCATCGCCTGTGAGGACACGCGGCACTCGCGCGTGCTGCTCGACCACTTCGGCATTGGCGGCAAGGACCTGGTGAGCCTGCCCGCGTTCGCGGAGGGGCAGCGCGCCGGGCGCATCCTGGACCGGCTCGGGGAGGGCGAGGACTGTGCGCTCATCACGGACGCGGGCAGCCCGGCCATCAGCGACCCCGGTGAGCGGCTGGTGGCGGAGGCGCTGGAGCGGGGGCTGACGGTGGTGCCCGTGCCGGGGGCCACGGCGCTGGTCGCGGCCCTGAGCGCCTCGGGGCTGCCCACGGGCCGCTTCCACTTCCTGGGCTTCCTGCCGCGCAAGGGGCCGGAGCGGCGGGCCATGCTGGAGGAGGTGGCCTCGCTGTCCGCCACGCTGGTGCTCTACGAGTCTCCCCGCCGCCTGGGCGAGACGCTCCAGGACCTCCAGGAGGCGTGGGGAGACCGCAGGGCGTGCGTGGCGCGCGAGCTGACGAAGCTGCACGAGGAGTTCGTCCGCGCGCCGCTGTCCGAGCTGTCCGCGCGCTACGCCACGGAGGAGGCCCGGGGCGAGGTGGTGGTGCTGGTGGAGGGGCGCACCGGCGAGCGGCGCTGGTCCGAGGAGGAGCTGCGCCGGGCGCTCGAGGACGGGCTCGCGCGAGGCGAGAAGCTCAAGCCCTTGAGCACGGAGCTGGCGCGTCGGGCGGGGTGGTCGGGACAGGACGTGTACCGACTCGGGTTGTCGCTGAAGAAGTAGGCGGTCCGGAACCGGGAGGCGCGTGCTCGAGGCCCGCGTCTCCCGGGGACTTCCCTGGCGCTAGAAGTTGAAGGACGCGCTCAGGTCGAAGCGGAACGTCGTGCTGCCGATGGCGCGGAAGCGGCGCGACACCAGGTCATAGCGCCAGTCGAACGTGGGGTTGAGCTCGGGGGAGCCGAGGCCCGCGTTGATCTCACCGTCGCCGTCCAGGTCCTTGCCCAGCTCCTCGTTCGTGAGCGTGTGGTCCGTGTTGTAGAGGAACGTGCCACCCGCGCGGATCTTGAAGGACTCCGAGGCGCTCGCGGTGACGCCGAGCATGCCACCGACCTGGAAGTACTCCTCCGAGGTGAGCAGCTTGCGCAGCGCCGCGCTCAGCTCGTTGTGGTAGCGGCCCGCGCCCACGTAGTTGCCGATGGCGCGCAGGTCCAGGGTGAACTTCTGGTGCTTCTGCGGGCGGTCGAACGGCACCAGCTCCACGCCGGCGATCATGCCCACCATCTTGGGCGCCTTGATGCCCGTCTCCTTGCGGTCCCACGGCCCGGTGCCGCAGTTGCCGGGAGCGCCCAGGGTGGCGGGATCCGCGTTGCGCTGGTCGCAGTTCGAATAGAAGACCGGACCGCGCACGGGGATGGTGTAGCTGGCCTTGAAGTACGGCTCGGCCACGCCGATGCGCCGCGAGAACGACGTGTAGAGCTGGTACTTGTGGACGCGGTCACCGATGTTGCCGCGGTCGTCCGAGTTCGTCGTGTCGACGCTCGGGTCCCGCTGCTTCGCCGTGGGGGCCTCGTAGTCGATGCCGAAGATCCACGTGGGCTTGGTGACGTCCTTGTCCTGGTTGAAGAAGGCGTAGGCCAGGCCGAAGTGCAGGTTGCCCAGACCGCCGCGGAAGCTCTCCTGCGGCATGCCGAACAGGGGCACGCCGTTGGCCTGCGGGTCGTCGAGGCACCCGGGGATGGTGGAGCCATCCGGGTTGATGCAGTTGTTGGTGATGGTGGACGACTCTTGCGACGACTGGGAGGTGAAGTCCCAGCGCTCGTTCTGCTGGAACACCAGCGGAAGGAGGAAGGACAGCTCCAGGTCGCGGTAGAGGCCGACGGCCATCCTCAGGTTGAGGCGGGCATCCACGCCCTTGTACCAGAGCTCAGCGGCATCACCGCGCCCGGGCTCACTCCCCACCGGCGCGAGCTGCTCGCGGATGATCTTCGCGCGAGTCTGGGTGCGTTCGAACCCGACGTCGATGAACAGGTCGAACGGGTCATCGTCCTCGAAGGACGAGGCGATCCGGGTGATATCCGCCGCGCTGGCGGCGAACGGCGCGCCTAGCGTCAGCGCGGCGAGTACGGCGCGAAGCCTGTGCATCCGACCTCCGACGGCGAAACGACCGGGCCTTCCGGCAAGCCCGGGGGGCTCCCAGCTAGCCGCGCCGTCGGAGGAGTGTCAAGAATCGGGTTGCTTTTACTTCCCCGCGACCGACGTCCCGAGCAGCCCTTCCAGGCGGCGGACCTCGTCGTCGAAGGCCGTCTTGTGGGTGGCGGCCAGGGTGCGGCGGTAGGTCTTGTGCTGGTCGAAGGGGTCCAGGACCTTCTCCTCGCCCTGCATGAGCTGGTAGTGCAGGTGGGGCGCGAAGGAGCGGCCCGTGTTGCCGCTCTTGGCGATGACCTGGCCCACGTTGAAGCGCGTCCCGGCCTGGATGTCCTTGGACACCTCGTCCAGGTGCAGGAAGAGCGCGCGGCGACCCTTGCCGCCCGTCTCGATCAGCTCCAGGCAGTTGCCGTTGCTGCTCCAGTTCCAGTTCTTGCGCTTCACCACGCCCGCGAAGGGCGCCTTGACGGGCGTGCCCACCGGGGTGCGGAAGTCCACGCCCTTGTGGCGGCGGCCATCGCGCAGGAGCGACGTCACCTGCTCGTAGTCGTCCAGCGGGGACTTCTCCAGCCGCAGCTCCAACTCGTCGCCGGAGGACAGGTAGTAGCGGGCCGCGCCTTCGCTCGAGCCTTGGAAGCGGTAGGCGCTCATCGTCTTGCCCAGCTTGGCGCTGGTGAAGCGCACCGCGTGCACCAGCGGCTCCTCGTTGGGCCGGCGCTGGAAGAGCACGTCCAGGGTGTCGCCGCGGAGGATTTCGTTGGGGACGGCCACCCACCACACCAGCGTGCGCGTCACCACCTGGGCCAGCGCCGGGCCCACGTCAGCGCCCGCGGAGTTGACGAACGCCGTCTCCAGCGGTCCGTCGATGCGCATGGACGCGCGCTCCATGCCCGCGGCCTTCACCGGGTCGGTGGGAACGGCGGGGGCGGTGGGCGCCGCGGCCAGGGCGCCCGCGTCGGGCGTGGCAGCGGCATCGGTGGTGGCCTGGGTGACGGCGGCCTCCTGCGTGGCGGTGGCCATGCGCTGCTTCCACCACCACACGCCCCCGGCAGCGCCGCCGAGGATGAGTGACACGGCGACCACGGGCCCGATGGGGCTCCGCTTCGGAGGTGCACCGAGGGTGGGGAGGTTCGGCCGCATGCTGGCTCCATGAATCGGAAAGAGTGAGCGGGCGCGAAACCAGCGCCCGCGACGAGGAATTCCGCCAACCGAGGGTCAATCCTCGGGGCCGTCCTCTTGCTCGTCAGGCGTGGTGTCTCGCAGTCCGAATTCCTTCATCTTCGTCTGCAGGGACTTCCGGCTGATCTGGAGGAGCCGCGCGGCGCGGGTGACGTTGCCGCCCGTCTCGTCGAGCTTCTTGACGATGAGGTCCCGCTCCAGCTCCGCGGCCTTCATCCGGACAATGTCCTTCAGGCCCACCTCGCCCGCCGGAACCTCCATGGCGGGCAGGGAGGGCGCCGAGGCGGGGCTCGACTGGACGCCCGCTCCCTGGCGGATGGGCTCGGGCAGATCCTTGGCGGTGATCAACGGCCCGTCCGCGAACAGCAGGACGCGCTCGATGAGGTTCTCCAGCTCACGGATGTTGCCCGGCCACGAGTACGCCTGGAGCAGCGCCAGGGCGTCGTCGGTGATGCCCTCGATCTTCTTGTTGAGGCGCTTGTTGTACTTCTCCACGAAGTGCCGCGCGAGCATCAGCACGTCGCTGCGGCGCTCGCGCAGCGGTGGCAGGGACAGCGGCACCACCGCGAGGCGGTAGTACAGGTCCTTGCGGAAGCGGCCCGCTTCGATCTCCGCCTGCAGATCACGGTTGGTGGCGGCGACCAGTCGCACGTCCACGCGCGTGGTCTTGATGCCGCCCACGCGCTCGAACTCACCCTCCTGCAGCGCGCGCAACAGCTTCACCTGCATCTCGACGGGGATCTCGCCAATCTCGTCGAGGAAGAGGGTGCCTTCGTCGGCCAGCTCGAAGCGGCCCGGCTTGGAGGTGACGGCGCCGGTGAAGGCGCCCCGCTCGTAGCCGAACAGCTCGCTCTCCAGCAGCGTGGCGGGGATGGCCGCGCAGTTGATCTTGATGAACGGCTTGTCGCGGCGGCTGGACGCGCCGTGCAGCGCGGTGGCGATGAGCTCCTTGCCGGTGCCGCTCTCGCCGGTGATGAGCACCGTGGAGGGCGTGTCCGCCACCTTGTCGATGACCTTGTAGACGTCCTGCATCTGCGGCGCCTCACCGATGATGGCGGCGCGCGCCTTGAGGTCAGGGCGGACGGAGCGACGGGCGCTCTCGTTCGTCTTGGCGGCCTTCGCGACGACGGAGGACAGCTCCACCTGGTCGAAGGGCTTGGTGATGTAGTCGAACGCGCCCGCCTTGATGGCGTCCACGGCGGAGTCCACCGTGCCGTGCGCGGTGATGATGATGACCGGCACGTCCGGGTTGGCGGCGCGGATGGTGCTGAGCACCTCCATGCCGCCCACCTTGGGCATCACCAAATCCGTGACGATGATGTCCGCGCCGTTCTTGTTGAACTCGGCCAGGCCCTGCTCACCGTTCTCCGCGACGGTGACGTCGAAGCCGTCCCTGCGCAGCATGGCGGCGAGCACCTTGCGCAGGTTCGCCTCGTCGTCGATCACCAGGACCTTGGCCATGGGGGCAGGGCGGGGGCTGGACTACCGACGGGCGGCAGCCGCGGGAGCGCCCTCGAGGGTGCAGATGGCGTCCGGGTGCTTGATGCGCAACAGCAGCGCCTCCAGCACGCGGAACGGGTGGTTCATCCGCGAGGCACCCAGGTACGCGGCCACCATGTCCATGGAGACCGCTAGGTCCATGTTCTCGCGGCCGGTGGACACCACCACGCCCGAGTCGCCGCGCAGGCGGTTGGACTGGTAGACGCCGTCGGCGGCCAGCTGCTTGATGGTCTCGATCTCCAGCACGCCCGTCTTCTCGTAGATGCGGTGCAGCTGCGAGTAGAGCTTGGGCGACAGCACCACGGCGTAGGGGCCGAAGTGGCCGTGCTCGTTGAGCGTGCGCGTGGCGTCGACGATGGCCTGGAACCCGCCACCCGCCGCCGTCCAGTCACCGAGCGGCACGGTGAGCCGGCCGTTGGCCGTCATCAGGCCCTCGTAGCCCAGGCGCGCGTCGCCGTAGAAGATGAGCTCATCCTCCTGCTGCGCGCACAGCGCCGCGGCGCCGGCGGCGGCCGAGACATCCAGCGGCATGTTGTGCGTGCGCGCCGCCTCGATGTCCCGCCAGTGCAGCAGGAAGTCCTTGTAGATGATGGGGATGGTCTTGAACTTGCGAGCGTCCGTGAAGACCATCGCGGTCTCCTGCTCGCCGACGATGTCCACCGCGCCCGGGGATACGCCCTGGAACTCGTCGTAGGGCACCGTCTGCACGCCCGCGCCCAGCGGACCGTAGATGTCGAGGATGCGGCGGCCCACCAGTGAGCGGCGCGCCACCTGGATGACGGTTTCATTCAGGCGCGCCCACTCCTCCTCACGGAGCGGGTTCTCGGCATGTCCAAGGAAGTCAGGCATCGAACAATCTCCGGATCAACATCTAGGGAGAAAAGAGGGGAACGTCTTCAGCGATTGCCGCCACCACCACCGCCACCACGACGCAGCGAGCCCACCGTGAGGGGGTGGGACTCGACGGCGGGCGGCGGGGCGGGCAGGCCATACATGAGCCGCTGCGGAGGCAGGGCGGTGAGGGGCTCCACCGGAGAGCGGCCGTTGAGGACCTGCTTGGCCGGAGGCGGAGGAGGGGGCGGCGCGAGCACGGCGGCGGGAGGCGGCGCCTCGCCCACGGCCTGCTGGAAGTGACCCGGCGCGATGGGCGTGGTGAAGCGCGAGTCCTGGTGGGCGTCGAGCATGCGCAGCATGTGGACCGCCTCGGACACGTGCTCCTTCTCCTCCGTCGCCAGGTGGAGGAAGAAGGCCCGCACCTCGGGGTGGGAAGCCGCCCGGGCGAAGGCCTCGTACTCGTTGATGGTCTCGAGCTCGCGCGCCAGCACGCGGCGGATGCGCGCCACGTCGTCCAGGTCGCTGTCCGGTATGTCGGCCATTGAGGACGGACCCTCGCAACCCGCCG comes from the Myxococcus fulvus genome and includes:
- a CDS encoding chromosome segregation protein SMC; the protein is MQFVEVAVQNVRGFTPAGRFALKAGYLVLKPPSAEASPFAGVLLALLYADGRGQDASFIAPGAKSGKAALTFVGIDGATYRVLRELGGSGTLHRLNKTTQQPELVSSDASEMNQFLRGQVGLPPRTSFEQLYCLQPGQLPSRRPRKAAAKAVDPKTSGKFPSLANASSVAAAEDIPAAEAKVRALEAELVSAREVDQLQFKVDGLSSQIFDADQRLKGTEGLKVAIHEAENAWRAAPTPQTLGLPQDILNRVQRYPKALARRDEALNRLGADRDADAAEVPDSVEPLTQDRMFWLGIGVGVLFLGLSLGLGLGVHRAFRYLALLDIPAFGFAAFLALRYVDELQRASRKDSKEGRFDAREKKIHEEFEAEAAPVRMAQKALGVESLDEIPTALERKELLAARVVELKDQLAGVEADPEFVAASTQRQALKEQMDALNAELTRKGSYVRDMREVERELGRVKESITLAKAPPAPVTQADGSPAPVEPLEDPSPAVLSQAADIFTTDVLSVQGMLKERCVQYLTALTDRRYQGVEWDKEGRAFALASGRRVPVGELPPKDLDLYYLALRMTVVEKGSARVKRPFVLEDVFAGMEEVKLPLIARMLKHLGTLTQVVHVTSHPGFAQMSDGTVNV
- a CDS encoding YraN family protein, whose translation is MGRGVRREYGDEAEAAAVRYLEERGWRVRARNWLCRYGELDVVAEREELLCFVEVRMRSTAVWGDPAHTVSFAKQRRVVKAALHYLFAHELQGRMMRFDVIAVVGRGERATVEHIPGAFDAGM
- the rsmI gene encoding 16S rRNA (cytidine(1402)-2'-O)-methyltransferase, translating into MAGTLYLVATPIGNLGDISARALETLRAVRFIACEDTRHSRVLLDHFGIGGKDLVSLPAFAEGQRAGRILDRLGEGEDCALITDAGSPAISDPGERLVAEALERGLTVVPVPGATALVAALSASGLPTGRFHFLGFLPRKGPERRAMLEEVASLSATLVLYESPRRLGETLQDLQEAWGDRRACVARELTKLHEEFVRAPLSELSARYATEEARGEVVVLVEGRTGERRWSEEELRRALEDGLARGEKLKPLSTELARRAGWSGQDVYRLGLSLKK
- a CDS encoding M23 family metallopeptidase; amino-acid sequence: MRPNLPTLGAPPKRSPIGPVVAVSLILGGAAGGVWWWKQRMATATQEAAVTQATTDAAATPDAGALAAAPTAPAVPTDPVKAAGMERASMRIDGPLETAFVNSAGADVGPALAQVVTRTLVWWVAVPNEILRGDTLDVLFQRRPNEEPLVHAVRFTSAKLGKTMSAYRFQGSSEGAARYYLSSGDELELRLEKSPLDDYEQVTSLLRDGRRHKGVDFRTPVGTPVKAPFAGVVKRKNWNWSSNGNCLELIETGGKGRRALFLHLDEVSKDIQAGTRFNVGQVIAKSGNTGRSFAPHLHYQLMQGEEKVLDPFDQHKTYRRTLAATHKTAFDDEVRRLEGLLGTSVAGK
- a CDS encoding sigma-54-dependent transcriptional regulator, producing MAKVLVIDDEANLRKVLAAMLRRDGFDVTVAENGEQGLAEFNKNGADIIVTDLVMPKVGGMEVLSTIRAANPDVPVIIITAHGTVDSAVDAIKAGAFDYITKPFDQVELSSVVAKAAKTNESARRSVRPDLKARAAIIGEAPQMQDVYKVIDKVADTPSTVLITGESGTGKELIATALHGASSRRDKPFIKINCAAIPATLLESELFGYERGAFTGAVTSKPGRFELADEGTLFLDEIGEIPVEMQVKLLRALQEGEFERVGGIKTTRVDVRLVAATNRDLQAEIEAGRFRKDLYYRLAVVPLSLPPLRERRSDVLMLARHFVEKYNKRLNKKIEGITDDALALLQAYSWPGNIRELENLIERVLLFADGPLITAKDLPEPIRQGAGVQSSPASAPSLPAMEVPAGEVGLKDIVRMKAAELERDLIVKKLDETGGNVTRAARLLQISRKSLQTKMKEFGLRDTTPDEQEDGPED
- the encA gene encoding encapsulin nanocompartment shell protein EncA — encoded protein: MPDFLGHAENPLREEEWARLNETVIQVARRSLVGRRILDIYGPLGAGVQTVPYDEFQGVSPGAVDIVGEQETAMVFTDARKFKTIPIIYKDFLLHWRDIEAARTHNMPLDVSAAAGAAALCAQQEDELIFYGDARLGYEGLMTANGRLTVPLGDWTAAGGGFQAIVDATRTLNEHGHFGPYAVVLSPKLYSQLHRIYEKTGVLEIETIKQLAADGVYQSNRLRGDSGVVVSTGRENMDLAVSMDMVAAYLGASRMNHPFRVLEALLLRIKHPDAICTLEGAPAAAARR
- a CDS encoding ferritin, coding for MADIPDSDLDDVARIRRVLARELETINEYEAFARAASHPEVRAFFLHLATEEKEHVSEAVHMLRMLDAHQDSRFTTPIAPGHFQQAVGEAPPPAAVLAPPPPPPPAKQVLNGRSPVEPLTALPPQRLMYGLPAPPPAVESHPLTVGSLRRGGGGGGGNR